Proteins from a genomic interval of Rhodococcoides fascians A25f:
- a CDS encoding serine/threonine-protein kinase, producing MPLSNGAVIAQRYRLLRLIATGGMGQVWEAMDNRLDRRVAVKVLKAEFSEDPEFLQRFRFEARTTAQLNYPGIAGVYDYGETRDGAGESLAYLVMELVNGEPLNAVLGRMSRLPLGHALDMLEQTGRALQIAHTAGVVHRDVKPGNILITPTGQVKITDFGIAKAVDASPVTKTGMVMGTAQYIAPEQALGEEATSASDVYSLGVVGYEVLAGTRPFVGDGALTVAMKHVREQPAPMPVDLPPAVRELIEITMVKDPATRYANGGEFADAVAAVRAGRRPPAPGNSRGSGTGRVMMPGVVPSPQPPPPSSTQMMPTSQREYRGPATGTAAAAVPEPTGMSSAQKALAWGGGALLLLAILIGGYVLLTGGRDDTQTPFVPPTTTTQPVTTTRTTTEPTTTTTEETTTEETTTTTTTTTTEPTTTTTSPTTTSEEPTQTTTTTPRPLFENPFQQEPQGQR from the coding sequence GTGCCATTGAGCAACGGAGCCGTAATCGCCCAGCGCTATCGACTGCTGCGCCTCATCGCCACCGGCGGTATGGGGCAGGTGTGGGAGGCGATGGACAATCGTCTCGATCGCCGAGTGGCGGTCAAGGTACTCAAGGCCGAGTTCTCCGAGGACCCGGAGTTCTTGCAGCGCTTCAGGTTCGAGGCTCGCACCACAGCGCAGCTGAACTACCCGGGGATCGCCGGGGTCTACGACTACGGCGAGACTCGTGACGGCGCAGGCGAATCGCTGGCCTACCTCGTGATGGAACTGGTCAACGGTGAGCCGCTGAACGCAGTGCTGGGCCGTATGTCCAGGTTGCCACTCGGCCATGCCCTGGACATGCTCGAGCAGACCGGCCGCGCTCTGCAGATCGCACACACGGCGGGCGTCGTGCACCGTGACGTCAAGCCCGGCAACATCCTGATCACCCCCACCGGGCAGGTCAAGATCACCGACTTCGGCATTGCCAAGGCCGTCGACGCGTCCCCGGTGACCAAGACCGGAATGGTCATGGGCACCGCGCAGTACATCGCCCCCGAGCAAGCACTCGGCGAGGAGGCCACCTCGGCCTCCGACGTCTACTCGCTCGGCGTCGTCGGATACGAAGTGCTCGCAGGCACGAGGCCGTTCGTCGGAGACGGTGCCCTCACCGTCGCGATGAAGCACGTCCGCGAACAGCCGGCACCGATGCCGGTCGACCTGCCGCCAGCCGTGCGCGAACTCATCGAGATCACGATGGTCAAGGACCCGGCCACGCGCTATGCCAACGGCGGCGAATTCGCCGACGCGGTCGCCGCGGTCCGTGCGGGTCGCCGACCCCCTGCACCCGGGAACTCCCGCGGCTCGGGCACCGGCCGGGTGATGATGCCCGGCGTCGTGCCGAGTCCACAGCCGCCTCCGCCGTCGAGCACCCAGATGATGCCGACGTCCCAACGCGAGTACCGCGGACCCGCCACCGGAACGGCTGCTGCAGCTGTGCCCGAGCCCACCGGGATGTCCTCGGCGCAGAAGGCACTCGCCTGGGGTGGCGGCGCGCTGCTCTTGCTCGCCATCCTCATCGGCGGTTACGTACTGCTGACCGGGGGTCGAGACGACACGCAGACGCCGTTCGTGCCGCCGACCACCACCACGCAGCCGGTCACGACCACTCGGACGACCACCGAGCCCACGACGACCACCACCGAGGAAACGACCACCGAAGAGACGACCACAACAACCACCACCACGACCACCGAACCCACCACCACGACGACGAGCCCCACCACGACGTCGGAGGAGCCGACGCAGACGACGACCACTACCCCCCGGCCGCTATTCGAGAATCCGTTTCAGCAAGAGCCACAAGGACAACGATGA